CGCCGCAAACCACCCAGAAGTCCATCAGCCATGGCTACAGGCTGACTGCACCCAGTGCAGTGACCTCTGATGAAGTGCTCGAGGTGGTCGAATACCGCGACGGTAGCCGCGCTACTTTTTACAAGGGCAGTTTCCTGTCCAGCGACAAGCTACGCCAGGCGGCACGGGAGTGCCTGGAGTAAGCGTTTCATCACCCGGGCTAACCCTTCAGGTTCATCTGCCTGCACTGCATTTCTGCATCTGTTCTGCTCGGGTAGCTGGGCTTGAGCCGCTCCTTCGCCTCGTTGTCATAAATGTCAAAACCGCCGCAGGCAGTGGCCGCGTAATAGCGGCTTCCAAAGCGGAACGACTCCTTTTCGATCGGCACCGCCGGAACGATCACGAATCTTGGTTGCATGGTGCGCGCCTCCCCAGGCAGAGACTTAAGTATTAGTCCGCTTGTGGGTGACCATCAAGCTGGCTCATGGATAAATGCCTAGGGTGAAAGCGCCATATCCTCGGGTAAATGCCGCCTTTTCGGCTGATTGAATCCACACATGCTGAACATAATGCTGGCTGTGGCAGAGAACTGATTCCCCAGAACGTTGTCTGTCACGCCCAGGACACAAAAACGGCTCAGGCTCATCCGGGCCAAGTTTGTAAGTGTTATGTAAAAAGGCGCGTCGTGTACGCGGGGGGCAGTATTCTGATTGGTATCGTTACAACCGATGATCGCGTGATGAACACACTTCCGTCCCAGCTCAACGCTGAACGCGGGGCGTTCTCCAGTTTCGAGGCGTGTCGCAATACTCAAAAAGGGCCGGTGGTTATCCTTGCCTCCGGGGCTTCTGCCAAACAGTTTCCGCTGGGCGAGTTCGCCCACCTGCCGGTGATTGCCATGAACGGTTCGGTGTCATTGACGGCAGCCTGTGGTGTGAAACCGTTCTTTTACGTGTGCACCGACAAGAGCTTTCGCGAACAGCAGCCCGAGCTGTTCGCCATTGCCCTGCGCGACAGCCAGCGCCTGGCGTTATGGCCCGAGCAGTTCGCCGGGGGCGACATTCCTGCTGGCACTGAATGTTACCCACTGCACAAGGCGGGTAACCCAGGCATGCTCGATGGCTTGCGCGGGCACGGTGACAGCTATGTATGCCACCGGGCACTCTGGAGCAAGCGGGCGCGCTCGATTGCGTTCAGCAAAGACATGTCCAGTGGCTATTACGATGCCCGCACCGTCGCCTACGTGGCACTGCAGCTGGCGTATCACCTGGGGTTCGAGCAAGTGCTGCTGGTAGGCGTGGACCTGGACCAGACGGCGGGCCGTTTTTATGAAGACGGCAGCGGCGAGCGTTCCCCTTGCGGCCTGGATCAGCATTGGGACAGCCGCATTTTGCCGTCACTGACGTTGATGGCCGAGCAGGTGGTCAACGAGCATTTTCGCGTATACAACCTGTCGCCGACCTCGCGTATTCCCGCGACGCTCATCCCCCGAATCGACCTTGCCGAAGCGCGCCGCATAAGCGCCTGACAATTACCTGCGCAAGAAAGCGGATGCGCAGGTAGCCGGCCGGCATTAGAGTGCCCTGAAGCTGGCCCTTTTAGTGGAGACGTCCCATGCCCTGTGCATTCACCCTGATGCAATCGCCTGTAGGCACCCTGACGCTGGTGGCTCGTGGTGAACGGCTGGCTGCCATTTTGTGGGAAGAGGAGCGCGAAAACCGGGTGCGCCTGGGTGAGTTGCAGCGCGACGATGAGCACCCAGTGCTGCGCGAGGCAGCCCGCCAATTGGGCGAATACTTTGCCGGCACGCGCCGCACGTTCAACCTGGCACTGGATTTTGCCGGTACCGATTTTCAACGCCAGGTGTGGGCGGCATTGCTGACCATTCCGTTCGGTGAAACCCGCAGCTACAGCGATATCGCCCGGCAAATCGGCAACCCCAGCGCGGTGCGTGCCGTGGGCGCTGCGAACGGGCGCAACCCGATTTCGATCATTGCACCGTGCCACCGGGTGATTGGTGCCAGTGGCGGGCTGACAGGCTTTGCCGGTGGATTGCCCGCCAAGCAGTACTTGCTGGCGCTGGAGGGGCGGGAGAGCCTGGCACTGGATTTTCAACCCGTCAGCTGAGCCACCACGCCAGCAGGCAAACCGCCAATGCCACCACCGAGCCGGCCATCACTGTGTACTGCCGGTGGGCACGCCGCGCATGAGGCTGGACTTCGCGCATGTATTGCCCGGGGGGTGGGGCGTCTGGCCGATGCCGAAGGCCCTCGGCGATGTCCGCAAGCTGGCCCCTGATCAGCAAACCCACGACATACCAGGTGGAGGCATAGCAGCCAACGGCCAACACAATGTACTTCATGCCGCGGTTGCATCCAGCGGCAGTGCGACGGCTGTGCAGGCCCCGATATCCAGCAAGAGCATGCCTTCTTCGTGTTCGCCGAGCGTGGCCAACAGGTTGCCCTGGTCATCCCATGCTGTTGAGCCTCCGGCGCCGACGAAGGTGTCGGCCGGCCCGACGCAGTTGGCCATCAGCACCGGCATGGCCAATGTCCTTGCGACTTGCGGGTAATGTTCGTAGCCTTCGCGGATGCCTTTGGCGGTTTTCGCCACGCTCACCAGATACAGCTGCGCACCCAGCGCTTTCGCGTGTTCGGCATGCTCGATGAACATTGATTCGTAGCAGATGGCAGGCGCCACCTGCAGGCCATCCTGGGAGAAGACCAGTGGCTGGTCACCGGGCGCGAAAAAAGGCAGTTCATCGGCGTGCAGGCGTTGCTTGGCATACACCTGCCGTGGTTGCCCGGGGCGCAGGATCAGCATGCCGATCTGGATGCCTCGAGCGGTCGCCAGCGGTAACCCGACTGCAGCCGTAATGGCCAGCCTGTCACATTGCCCCTGCAGCGGATGCAGCCACTCGGAGCCCGCCGGCAACGCCAGCTGACGGGCGAGGGTAGGCTCGTATCCGGTCAGCGACAGTTCGGGGAACACTACCAGCTGCGCGCCGTGGGCCGCAGCCTGTTCGATGCACTGCTGGTGCCGGGTGAGGTTGCCTTGCAGATCACCTTGGCGCGATGCCAGTTGTACAGCACACAGTTTCATGGAGAGCCCATCCCTGGTTCAGGTTGAAGGGCCGAGCATACTACCGGCACCTTCGTCTGCACCAGTGAAGGGTTGATCAGGAGGCCGGGCGTGCAGCGAAACGCGTGCGGAACCATTCGTCCAGCATGGCTTTTTCGGCGTATAGCCGGTCATTGCTGCTGGCGGCGCGTCCCGGACGGCTGAGGTACATCTTGTCGCTCACATGCTCCTGCGCCACTACGGCGGGTTTACCGGGCTGGTTCAGGGTGTAGGTGAGGTCGATGCTGGGCCAGGTGATGTCACGCATGAAGCGCACGTCGTAAGCCCGGCTGTGCCAAGGCTCGAAACGGCCGGCCAGGTCGATGTCGCGGATGTCGATAACCAGTTGCTGGCCGGGCGGTAAGTAGCGCTGGCCAAGTTTCTGCAAGTACTGGGTCAAGGTTTTCATCACGTAATCGTCCGCGCCCCGTTCATAGCCATTGCTGTCGAGGCTGGCGTCACGGAATTTTTCCGGGTGGTCGAAACGCACCTCGACCTGCGCAGGCGCGGCGCCTTGTGCCATGCTGTTGACTGACAGCGCCATGAGCACGGCACACATTAATGGGTTACGCATGATGCACCTCCGGGGCGGGCTGCGTGTTCGCCCATTTTACGCCTGCCAGCGCGCGGCAGCAGAGGAACATTGTAATGAGCCGGTTCCGGCGGGTAGCCGCCAACAGCAAGGGGCGTGACCTGGCCGTGGGCGATATCCACGGGCATTTTCGGCGCCTTGAGCAATGCCTGGCCGCTGCCGGGTTCGACCCGCGTGTCGACCGCCTGTTCAGCGTCGGTGACCTGGTCGACCGTGGCCCGCAGAGTGAAGAAGCGCTGGCATGGCTGGCCGAGCCGTGGTTTTACGCGGTGCAGGGCAACCACGAGGCATTGGCGGTGACCTGCCTGCGCGGTGGGCGGCTGGATCTGGAGATGTACCGCAGCGCCGGGGGCGGCTGGTTTCTGGATTTGCCCGGGTGGGCGCAGGAACGTTTTGCCGGGCATTTCGCGCAATTGCCGATCGCAATGGAAGTCCAGACCGACGCTGGTTTGATCGGCCTGTTGCACGCCGACAGCCCGTTCCCGCGCTGGGATACCTTGCGCACCTGGCTTGAGCTGGACGATGACCCTGAAGTGCGCGAGGTCTGCCAGTGGTCCAGGCGGCGCCTGAAGGAAGGTGATACCCAACCGGTGGAAGGTGTGCGCGCATTGCTGGTTGGCCACACGCCCGTGGTGCAGGCAAAAGTGTTGGGCAATGTGTGGCACCTGGACACCGGCGGTTGGGCTGCCGGCCATTTCACCCTGATGGACATGGCCTCGCTCACATTGGTCAGCCCGGCAACAGGTGCACCAGCAATGCAACGGCCAACGCCATCAGCATGACGCCCGTTGCCCGCTCCAGCCAGGGCAAAACGCGTGAAAACCGACGCAACAGGCGCGGGTGACCGATGGCCACGGCCACCAGCAGGTCCCACAGCATTACGATGCTGAACATCCAGGCCCCACAGGCCCATTTCCAGGCCGCGCTGCTGCTGGCCACCATGCTGGCGAGGCTGGCATAAAACAGCGCGTTCTTGGGGTTCAGGATACCGGACAGAAAACCCGCCCCCAGGCCCCGCCACCAGCCGCTCACCGCCCGCCCAGAGGTGTGCGCCGCCAGGTCTGATTTGCCGGCATGGCGCAGAAACAACTGGCCTATATAAAGCAGGTAACCCGCACCGGCCAGTTGCAAGCCAATGAACAAGGTGCTGCCTTCGCGCAGCACGGTGAACCCGGCAAAGGCCATCGCAATAAATAGCCCATTGGCCAGGGCGATGCCCAGGCAGGCACCGCTGGCAATGCGCCAGCCAGCATGGATGGAGGAACGCGCAATCAGGAAAAAATCCGGGCCAGGCGATAGCAGGGCGAGGAAGTGGGCGAGGGCAACTAGCAGAAACGGTTCCATGGGGTGGGCTTTCTCGGAAGGGAAAGCCGCAGTCTGGCTACAGACCTTGCGCAGGTATTGAAGATTATTGCAGCGCGCCTTGTCGGTATTGCCCTGGCGTTACCCCCACATGGGCTTTGAACACTCGCTGGAAGTGGCTTTGATCGGCAAAGCCCAGTTGGTAGGCAACCTCCGCAAGGGGCTGGCCACTGCGCAACAGTCGACGCCCGTGGTTGACCCGGGCGTTGACCAGATAGGCATGCGGGGTCAGCCCGGTGGCGCTGCGGAACGCGCGGATCAGGGCGTAGCGGCCAAGGCCTGCTTGCCGGGCCAGCGTGTTCAGATCGAGCGTTGCGGGGTCGTGTGCGTCGATGTAGCGGATCAAATCATTCAGTGCCGAGCGGCCCAGCACAGGTGCGCAGGGGATGGCAGGGTGCGTGCAGAAGTCATGATCGCCCAGAAAGGTCACCAGCGCGGCTTCCTTTTCAGCGCAACTGGCGGTGGAAAACAGCAGCGCGTTCAGGGCACTGAACTGTTGGTACAACGCAGGTTCCTGGCTGACCCGGGCAGGCGCGTCGGGTTCGGCGGCGCTCAGGCCTGACTCCAGGCGCATCTGCCCCAGCCAGTCGGCATCGATGTGCAACATCTGATAACTCCACGCCTGGCCGGGGTCCGGATTGCACGCGTGCACCCGCTGCGCGGGTACCAGCACCACCGTGCCCGGGGTCAAACGGGTTTGCCCGGTGCCGGCGCCGGTAAACAGGCTGTAACCGGCATCCACGGCACCGATGGAAAAGGTGGGGTGGCTGTGGGCTTTGTAGCAGGCCCGGCTGTGGCAGGCGCGGCGGCTCTCGACCCAGGGCAGGGCCGGGTCACGCCAGAGGGCGCTTGAGGCGGCTGGCCGGGCCAGGTCAAAACATGCTGTCATCAGTCTGCCGTTGCTCAAAACAGGGGTTAGGCTTAGCATTGACACCATAACCCCTTGGGAGGGATTCAGATGCTTGTATACAGCAATTCGAAAGCCTCGGGTAAGCCGAAACCAAAACGCCGTGCGCACAAGGACGATATCGATCCGGTCGCAGTGGTGTCGGAGGCAGCTCGCGTAGGCGATTCGCGCTTCCAGCACTTTGTCGAAACCGGGAAGCTTCAGCGCACCTCCAACACGCACAAGGCATGCCCAGCCGTGCGCCGGGAATGGCAGGGGCCATCTCTCTAAGTGAGGCTGTTTGCAATACGCAAGGATTCTTGTAACACCCGAGTTCATGGAACTACCTACGTGGTTCGAGCTCTTCGTCGATTTCTACAACTTCAAGGTTTGCGGCGACCACCCTGCATATTGGGGGCGTGACGCTACCCTCTATCAAAAGCCTCTGGGCAAGGTTCAACTCACCGATTCCCAGGTAGTGCTTCAGCGTTGGAAACACATTTCCGACCCTTTCTATCGAACCGTCAAGATATCGGAAGGTGAGCACGATCTGTGGCTACTCTATGCCTACGATGCTTTCACCAACCGTTATCTCATGCTTGATGTCTTTGGGCCGAATGCACACCAGCACCCCAAATTCCAGGCGTATGTTCGCGAGCTTCAGGACAAAATTGTCCAACCTTGGATCAATGGCCGATACGATGGCGTTTTCGAGCCGCCGGAAGACTACGAACCCTAAGAACTTTGGGCTGATGACAAGGAGAACACCATGGAGCTGTCCAGCCTGCTGCTATTCATCCCGGCCTGTTTCGCCCTGAACATGGCGCCGGGGCCGAACAACCTGTTGTCGTTGCACAATGCCAGCCGATACGGTTTGCGCACGGCGTGCGTGGCCGGGGGCGGGCGCATCGTGGCATTCAGTGGCATGATCGCCTTGGCAGCGATGGGGCTGGCGGTGGTGCTGCACACCAGTGAATACCTGTTTTTGGCAATCAAGGTGGTGGGGGCGGCCTACCTGTTCTACATCGCCTGGCAACTGTGGCGTGCGCCGGTAGGCGAGGCTGTGATGGCAACCGAACAGCCACGCGGTACCTGGCGGCTGGCGCGTCAGGAGTTCTGGGTGGCGGCGGGTAACCCCAAGGCGATCCTGATTTTCACTGCGTTCCTGCCGCAGTTTGTGTCGGTGAGCAGTGCAACACCGGTCAGCGAGCAGTTCCTTGGGCTGGGCGTTTTGTTCCTGTTGCTGGAATGGGCCGCCATTGCCCTTTACGCCGGCCTTGGCGCCTACCTGCAACGCTGGTTCAGCCAGCCGGGGCCACGCCGGGTGTTCAACCGGGTGAGTGCGTCCTTGCTCGGGTGTGCCGGCCTCGGGTTGCTGGCGGCACGCCGCTAGAATTCCCAGCGTACGCCCAGGTTCACACCGCTGGCTTCCTGCTGGCGGCTGTCGAGGTTGTGGGTGTATTGCACACCGCCGTGCAGGCTCAGGGTTTCGCTTACCTGGGCTACCACGCCCGCTTCCAGTTGTGCGGCGGTGTAGCGGTAGTCGGTCTTGATCTTGTCCACGCCATCGAAGGTCAGTGTGTCGCGCCCGCCGTCGCCGTGCCACAGGTTGACTTGCCCATAAGGTTGCAGCAGCTTGCCGCTGGTGCCTGTGAACGCGCCTTCAAGGCGCACGCCGAGCCGGCCGGTAAGCTCGACCTGAGCATCATGGCTGATGTGGGAAATGCGGTCGTTGGTGCTGTCCAGCGAGACCTTCTGGGCAATCAGCTGGGCCTGCGGCTCGAAAGTCCAGCGCTCTGAAACCCGAATCGGGTAACCGGTCTCCAGTGAACCGGTCCAGGCATTGCCGTTGACGTTGATGCGGTTGCCACGGTCGGAGCGGGCACGGCCATCCAGGTCGGTATACTGCAGCACCGCGTCCACATACCACTGCTGTGGCCCGATCAGTGTCCAGTAGGCGCCGGCGCTGTCGCCATCGATGCGCAAATCGCCCACGGCGCGGTCTTCCTGGGCCAGGGCAAACCCTTTCACGTCAGATTCCATCCGGCTGTGGCTTACGTAGATACCGGCGTGCTGGCGATAGCCGCCGTCGGAAACGGCTGCATACAGGTCCTGGCCGACCTTGAAACCATACAGGTCGCCATCCAGGCTGGGGCTGACCGTGCCGCTCCATTGCTGGCGCAACGTGCCGCCATACGCCTGGCCCCACGATGCCGAAAGGCCGCCCTTGTTGGTCAGCAGCAGTTGGTCACCCTGGCGTTGATGGAAGGTGCCCAAGGCCTGACGGGCGATGATGGCGGCGCCCCGGGGGGCTGCCGCATACACGGGCACTTCCGGGCGGTAGATCGGCACGCTCAGGCCGGCCACGGGCGCAGGCAGGTCGGGCTGGCCTGGTGCAGGGGCCGCGACCGGTGGTGTGGCTGCCGGTTCGACCGGCGGGGTGCCGGGTACCTCGGCTGGCGCTGCTGCGGGCGTGGCCACCAGCGTCGAGCGCAGGTACCAGCTATTTTCGCTGCCCGCGGTGACCCCGCCTTTGAACAGCCGGTAATCGTATGCGCCGGCCGACAGGGTCTGGGTTTGCACGAACGCGGTAGCGGTGCTGGTGGCCCCGTCACGG
The genomic region above belongs to Pseudomonas sp. PSKL.D1 and contains:
- a CDS encoding lipopolysaccharide biosynthesis protein yields the protein MNTLPSQLNAERGAFSSFEACRNTQKGPVVILASGASAKQFPLGEFAHLPVIAMNGSVSLTAACGVKPFFYVCTDKSFREQQPELFAIALRDSQRLALWPEQFAGGDIPAGTECYPLHKAGNPGMLDGLRGHGDSYVCHRALWSKRARSIAFSKDMSSGYYDARTVAYVALQLAYHLGFEQVLLVGVDLDQTAGRFYEDGSGERSPCGLDQHWDSRILPSLTLMAEQVVNEHFRVYNLSPTSRIPATLIPRIDLAEARRISA
- a CDS encoding methylated-DNA--[protein]-cysteine S-methyltransferase, giving the protein MPCAFTLMQSPVGTLTLVARGERLAAILWEEERENRVRLGELQRDDEHPVLREAARQLGEYFAGTRRTFNLALDFAGTDFQRQVWAALLTIPFGETRSYSDIARQIGNPSAVRAVGAANGRNPISIIAPCHRVIGASGGLTGFAGGLPAKQYLLALEGRESLALDFQPVS
- a CDS encoding carbon-nitrogen hydrolase family protein, with the protein product MKLCAVQLASRQGDLQGNLTRHQQCIEQAAAHGAQLVVFPELSLTGYEPTLARQLALPAGSEWLHPLQGQCDRLAITAAVGLPLATARGIQIGMLILRPGQPRQVYAKQRLHADELPFFAPGDQPLVFSQDGLQVAPAICYESMFIEHAEHAKALGAQLYLVSVAKTAKGIREGYEHYPQVARTLAMPVLMANCVGPADTFVGAGGSTAWDDQGNLLATLGEHEEGMLLLDIGACTAVALPLDATAA
- a CDS encoding DUF3016 domain-containing protein, coding for MRNPLMCAVLMALSVNSMAQGAAPAQVEVRFDHPEKFRDASLDSNGYERGADDYVMKTLTQYLQKLGQRYLPPGQQLVIDIRDIDLAGRFEPWHSRAYDVRFMRDITWPSIDLTYTLNQPGKPAVVAQEHVSDKMYLSRPGRAASSNDRLYAEKAMLDEWFRTRFAARPAS
- a CDS encoding metallophosphoesterase; the protein is MSRFRRVAANSKGRDLAVGDIHGHFRRLEQCLAAAGFDPRVDRLFSVGDLVDRGPQSEEALAWLAEPWFYAVQGNHEALAVTCLRGGRLDLEMYRSAGGGWFLDLPGWAQERFAGHFAQLPIAMEVQTDAGLIGLLHADSPFPRWDTLRTWLELDDDPEVREVCQWSRRRLKEGDTQPVEGVRALLVGHTPVVQAKVLGNVWHLDTGGWAAGHFTLMDMASLTLVSPATGAPAMQRPTPSA
- a CDS encoding LysE family translocator, with product MEPFLLVALAHFLALLSPGPDFFLIARSSIHAGWRIASGACLGIALANGLFIAMAFAGFTVLREGSTLFIGLQLAGAGYLLYIGQLFLRHAGKSDLAAHTSGRAVSGWWRGLGAGFLSGILNPKNALFYASLASMVASSSAAWKWACGAWMFSIVMLWDLLVAVAIGHPRLLRRFSRVLPWLERATGVMLMALAVALLVHLLPG
- a CDS encoding AraC family transcriptional regulator; its protein translation is MTACFDLARPAASSALWRDPALPWVESRRACHSRACYKAHSHPTFSIGAVDAGYSLFTGAGTGQTRLTPGTVVLVPAQRVHACNPDPGQAWSYQMLHIDADWLGQMRLESGLSAAEPDAPARVSQEPALYQQFSALNALLFSTASCAEKEAALVTFLGDHDFCTHPAIPCAPVLGRSALNDLIRYIDAHDPATLDLNTLARQAGLGRYALIRAFRSATGLTPHAYLVNARVNHGRRLLRSGQPLAEVAYQLGFADQSHFQRVFKAHVGVTPGQYRQGALQ
- a CDS encoding LysE family translocator, which produces MELSSLLLFIPACFALNMAPGPNNLLSLHNASRYGLRTACVAGGGRIVAFSGMIALAAMGLAVVLHTSEYLFLAIKVVGAAYLFYIAWQLWRAPVGEAVMATEQPRGTWRLARQEFWVAAGNPKAILIFTAFLPQFVSVSSATPVSEQFLGLGVLFLLLEWAAIALYAGLGAYLQRWFSQPGPRRVFNRVSASLLGCAGLGLLAARR
- a CDS encoding autotransporter family protein, producing MRHARLAPAALAVLPFIGHAADLTVLPGETLGAVVQTQAVDTFTMSGGTIQSLNQGESYDVFTMSDGRIIDAFEDGDNATFSGGQIGRVDLKLADNFFEMSQDTATPTLIDGNLVSGFGNDTIILRGGSIGGNISVSGGIDQITISGGTLRGSVLASVGNDIFNWSGGIIRGRVDMGLGDDVASITNLSAGTLITALDGGQGNDTLTFRNSQFNGGERYVNWEAIELLDNSRVTLNDTLVLGDGGAGTPDAPGTGSGFLLIDSSSSVVSSSGTVTAFTPGQGVIVSNAGTLDLSTGNDGQGRLTINGDYEGENGILRVNSVLAGDDAASDRLIVSQGAISGSTQLLVNNLGGAGAATTQNGIQVVEARDGATSTATAFVQTQTLSAGAYDYRLFKGGVTAGSENSWYLRSTLVATPAAAPAEVPGTPPVEPAATPPVAAPAPGQPDLPAPVAGLSVPIYRPEVPVYAAAPRGAAIIARQALGTFHQRQGDQLLLTNKGGLSASWGQAYGGTLRQQWSGTVSPSLDGDLYGFKVGQDLYAAVSDGGYRQHAGIYVSHSRMESDVKGFALAQEDRAVGDLRIDGDSAGAYWTLIGPQQWYVDAVLQYTDLDGRARSDRGNRINVNGNAWTGSLETGYPIRVSERWTFEPQAQLIAQKVSLDSTNDRISHISHDAQVELTGRLGVRLEGAFTGTSGKLLQPYGQVNLWHGDGGRDTLTFDGVDKIKTDYRYTAAQLEAGVVAQVSETLSLHGGVQYTHNLDSRQQEASGVNLGVRWEF